From Mya arenaria isolate MELC-2E11 chromosome 1, ASM2691426v1, a single genomic window includes:
- the LOC128229065 gene encoding probable RING finger protein 207 homolog has product MALSATASYFGCTVLESDFENITLEENQDGVCEPCFLLMKTTTSTLYCFDCDERFCEQCGNVHKQSKLSRGHRMCKQHEAPPNAAIELLQSLSTCTNHNEEYEYICLDHDVLCCGKCVNTDHRRCQRLETISDRIANERETGNSLETQVGKINGLTKTTNEILDTIKSHKTSLNQSEALLMQTFREAKSKILSALEDLEQSFIIQISQQRADIVAEIHQKELEVAQYQQEINNNLKTSQMVVNFGTDVHKFEKFRDLQKFVIPQMTASIENLKTSYQKTVLQCKVHMSSDQLANNIKKCLSVSSGIPKSKSWIFHKLNSRDLFVERFSKKICFIISK; this is encoded by the coding sequence ATGGCGCTCTCTGCAACAGCTTCATATTTTGGTTGTACAGTTCTAGAGTCTGATTTTGAGAACATAACACTGGAGGAGAACCAAGATGGTGTCTGTGAACCGTGCTTTCTTTTGATGAAAACGACTACATCAACGTTGTATTGTTTTGACTGTGACGAAAGATTCTGTGAGCAATGTGGAAATGTTCATAAACAGTCCAAACTGAGTCGAGGTCACAGGATGTGTAAACAACATGAAGCGCCACCTAACGCGGCAATCGAATTATTACAATCGCTGTCGACCTGCACCAATCACAATGAGGAGTACGAGTATATTTGCCTTGATCACGACGTATTATGCTGTGGAAAGTGCGTTAATACAGATCACAGACGGTGCCAACGACTTGAAACTATATCTGATCGCATCGCAAACGAAAGAGAAACGGGAAATTCGCTTGAAACGCAAGTAGGAAAAATCAACGGTCTGACAAAGACTACGAATGAAATACTAGATACTATtaaaagccataaaacatctcTAAACCAGTCTGAGGCGCTTTTAATGCAAACGTTTAGAGAGGCAAAATCGAAAATTCTTTCAGCACTAGAAGACCTCGAGCAAAGTTTTATAATACAGATTTCACAACAGAGAGCTGATATTGTTGCTGAAATTCATCAAAAAGAACTAGAAGTTGCTCAATATCAacaggaaataaataataatttaaagacGTCGCAAATGGTTGTCAATTTTGGAACGGACGTTCATAAGTTTGAGAAGTTTCGAGACCTACAGAAATTCGTCATTCCTCAAATGACAGCATCCATAGAGAATCTGAAAACCTCTTATCAGAAGACAGTTTTGCAGTGCAAAGTACACATGTCTTCTGATCAGCTGGCGAACAACATAAAGAAATGCCTATCAGTGTCAAGCGGAATCCCCAAATCGAAATCCTGGATATTTCATAAGCTTAACAGCAGGGACCTATTTGTTGAacgtttttctaaaaaaatctgtttcatCATATCTAAATGA